One window of the Anaeromyxobacter dehalogenans 2CP-C genome contains the following:
- the hscA gene encoding Fe-S protein assembly chaperone HscA produces the protein MPRAIGIDLGTTNSLVAHVDERNRPCILPVDEGKPLLASAVFYPPEGSVEVGGAAKRRAPERPVDTILSVKRFMGRGPGDIRPEDRGIYQFDEAGAMVRLRVGGGKRTVTPIEVSAEILRVLRRAAGEALGGAPGGCVITVPAYFDDAQRQATKDAGRLAGLDVLRLLNEPTAAAVAYGLDKRSQGVFAVYDLGGGTFDVSILRLEEGVFEVLSTVGDTHLGGDDFDRLVARALLEGGLTPPNADPSPAVLRGAVAAAQKIREALTDREAVEAEVELPEGHRLRARLTRAELEALIQPVVERTTVPCRAALRDAGVEKVDGVVLVGGATRTPLVRRHVKALFGQEPLTDLDPDTVVALGAAVQADALDRGGREDVLLLDVIPLSLGVEMMGGVVEKIILRNSTIPASATQQFTTYADGQTGMVIHVVQGERELARDCRSLARFTLKGIPPMPAGIARVEITYSVDADGILQVSAREITTGIEQRIQVKPTYGLTEEEVEHMLVESIEHAEEDVSERFLREWRVEGDRILSSLETAFAMDGELLRPDERAAVEERMRGLRTAMEGTDYLAVKAWIESVDAASKAFAERRMDKHVAKAMAGHRVDEFGDAPPATGAKGEDQDHGPEDG, from the coding sequence ATGCCCCGCGCGATCGGGATCGACCTCGGCACGACCAACTCGCTCGTCGCCCACGTGGACGAGCGGAACCGCCCCTGCATCCTCCCGGTGGACGAGGGCAAGCCGCTGCTCGCGTCGGCGGTGTTCTACCCGCCCGAAGGCAGCGTGGAGGTCGGCGGGGCCGCCAAGCGCCGCGCCCCCGAGCGGCCGGTGGACACGATCCTGTCGGTGAAGCGCTTCATGGGCCGCGGCCCGGGCGACATCCGGCCGGAGGACCGCGGCATCTACCAGTTCGACGAGGCCGGCGCGATGGTCCGCCTGCGGGTGGGCGGCGGCAAGCGCACGGTCACGCCGATCGAGGTCTCGGCGGAGATCCTGCGGGTGCTGCGGCGCGCGGCCGGCGAGGCGCTGGGCGGCGCGCCGGGCGGCTGCGTGATCACCGTGCCGGCGTACTTCGACGACGCGCAGCGCCAGGCCACCAAGGACGCGGGCCGGCTCGCCGGGCTCGACGTGCTGCGGCTGCTGAACGAGCCGACCGCGGCGGCGGTGGCGTACGGCCTCGACAAGCGCTCGCAGGGCGTGTTCGCGGTGTACGACCTGGGCGGCGGCACGTTCGACGTGTCCATCCTGCGGCTGGAGGAGGGCGTCTTCGAGGTGCTGTCCACCGTCGGTGACACGCACCTCGGCGGCGACGACTTCGACCGGCTGGTGGCGCGCGCGCTGCTCGAGGGCGGGCTCACCCCGCCGAACGCGGACCCCTCGCCGGCGGTGCTGCGCGGGGCCGTGGCCGCCGCCCAGAAGATCCGCGAGGCGCTCACCGACCGGGAGGCGGTCGAGGCCGAGGTGGAGCTGCCGGAGGGCCACCGCCTGCGGGCGCGCCTGACCCGCGCCGAGCTGGAGGCGCTCATCCAGCCGGTGGTGGAGCGCACCACGGTCCCGTGCCGGGCGGCGCTGCGCGACGCCGGCGTCGAGAAGGTGGACGGGGTGGTGCTGGTGGGCGGGGCCACGCGGACGCCGCTGGTGCGCCGGCACGTGAAGGCGCTGTTCGGCCAGGAGCCGCTCACCGACCTCGACCCGGACACCGTGGTGGCGCTCGGCGCCGCCGTCCAGGCCGACGCGCTCGACCGGGGCGGCCGCGAGGACGTGCTGCTGCTCGACGTCATCCCGCTCTCGCTCGGCGTCGAGATGATGGGCGGGGTGGTCGAGAAGATCATCCTGCGCAACTCCACCATCCCGGCCTCGGCCACGCAGCAGTTCACCACCTACGCCGACGGCCAGACCGGCATGGTGATCCACGTGGTGCAGGGCGAGCGCGAGCTGGCCCGCGACTGCCGCTCGCTGGCCCGCTTCACGCTGAAGGGCATCCCGCCCATGCCGGCCGGCATCGCGCGGGTGGAGATCACCTACTCCGTGGACGCGGACGGCATCCTGCAGGTCTCGGCGCGCGAGATCACCACCGGCATCGAGCAGCGCATCCAGGTGAAGCCCACCTACGGCCTCACCGAGGAAGAGGTCGAGCACATGCTGGTGGAGAGCATCGAGCACGCCGAGGAGGACGTGTCCGAGCGCTTCCTGCGCGAGTGGCGGGTGGAGGGCGACCGGATCCTCTCCTCGCTCGAGACCGCGTTCGCGATGGACGGCGAGCTGCTCCGGCCCGACGAGCGGGCCGCCGTCGAGGAGCGGATGCGCGGCCTGCGCACCGCCATGGAGGGCACCGACTACCTGGCGGTGAAGGCCTGGATCGAGTCGGTGGACGCGGCCTCCAAGGCGTTCGCGGAGCGCCGCATGGACAAGCACGTGGCGAAGGCCATGGCCGGCCACCGCGTGGACGAGTTCGGCGACGCCCCGCCCGCCACCGGCGCGAAGGGCGAGGACCAGGATCACGGCCCGGAGGACGGCTGA
- a CDS encoding 2Fe-2S iron-sulfur cluster-binding protein: MPKVTFLPDGKSAEVPAGTSILDAAEAADVDLPHNCGGVAACTTCHVWIEQGLASLSEIGDREDDKLNEAAGLAPSSRLGCQACVGGEDVVVRIPGNRIAS; the protein is encoded by the coding sequence GTGCCCAAGGTGACCTTCCTCCCGGACGGGAAGTCGGCGGAGGTGCCGGCGGGGACCTCCATCCTCGACGCGGCGGAGGCCGCCGACGTGGACCTCCCGCACAACTGCGGCGGCGTCGCGGCCTGCACCACCTGCCACGTGTGGATCGAGCAGGGGCTCGCGTCGCTCTCGGAGATCGGCGACCGCGAGGACGACAAGCTGAACGAGGCGGCCGGGCTCGCGCCCAGCTCGCGGCTCGGGTGCCAGGCCTGCGTCGGGGGCGAGGACGTGGTGGTCCGCATCCCCGGCAACCGCATCGCGTCGTGA
- the iscX gene encoding Fe-S cluster assembly protein IscX, whose product MKWTDVRDIAIELADRHPGVAPLSVRFTDLHRWVRELPGFADDPEKSSEKVLEAIQMAWLDEVE is encoded by the coding sequence ATGAAGTGGACGGACGTGCGGGACATCGCGATCGAGCTGGCGGACCGCCACCCCGGCGTGGCGCCGCTCTCGGTGCGCTTCACCGACCTGCACCGCTGGGTGCGCGAGCTGCCCGGCTTCGCCGACGATCCCGAGAAGTCGAGCGAGAAGGTCCTCGAGGCCATCCAGATGGCCTGGCTCGACGAGGTCGAGTAG
- a CDS encoding protein-glutamate methylesterase/protein-glutamine glutaminase has translation MAPRILVVDDSAVVRMALSQILGRAGLEVETAIDPLVAMDKMRRARPDAIVLDIEMPRMDGLTFLDRVMAQDPVPVVVCSGLAGPGSEVALHALEHGAVDVIEKPRLGVKGFLEDSARRIVEVVRAATQARLRARVRALRPLPRPPAGAQPRPAPRLAPRAGRAELVVVGASTGGTEALRVLLEAMPADAPAIAVVQHMPEVFTAQFAKRLDKLCRIEVKEAADGDRLLPGRALVAPGNRHLSVKRAGGLVAVVSDGPPVSLHRPSVNVLFHSAARVAGPGTLGILLTGMGDDGADGLLELRRAGAHTVAQDESTSVVFGMPKEAIARGAAVEVLPLPRVASAVLAWAR, from the coding sequence GTGGCCCCGCGCATCCTGGTGGTGGACGACTCGGCGGTGGTCCGGATGGCGCTCTCCCAGATCCTGGGGCGCGCCGGGCTGGAGGTGGAGACCGCCATCGACCCGCTGGTGGCGATGGACAAGATGCGCCGGGCGCGCCCGGACGCGATCGTCCTCGACATCGAGATGCCGCGCATGGACGGGCTCACCTTCCTGGACCGCGTCATGGCCCAGGACCCGGTGCCGGTCGTGGTGTGCTCCGGCCTGGCGGGGCCGGGGAGCGAGGTGGCGCTGCACGCGCTGGAGCACGGCGCGGTGGACGTCATCGAGAAGCCGCGCCTCGGGGTGAAGGGCTTCCTGGAGGACTCGGCGCGCCGGATCGTGGAGGTGGTCCGCGCCGCCACGCAGGCGCGGCTGCGGGCCCGGGTCCGGGCGCTGCGCCCGCTGCCCCGCCCGCCGGCGGGCGCGCAGCCCCGGCCCGCGCCCCGCCTCGCGCCGCGCGCCGGGCGCGCCGAGCTGGTGGTGGTGGGCGCCTCGACCGGCGGGACCGAGGCGCTGCGCGTGCTGCTCGAGGCGATGCCGGCCGACGCGCCCGCGATCGCCGTGGTGCAGCACATGCCGGAGGTGTTCACCGCGCAGTTCGCGAAGCGGCTCGACAAGCTGTGCCGCATCGAGGTGAAGGAGGCCGCCGACGGCGACCGGCTGCTGCCCGGGCGCGCGCTGGTGGCGCCCGGCAACCGTCACCTCTCGGTGAAGCGCGCGGGCGGGCTGGTGGCGGTGGTGTCCGACGGGCCGCCGGTCTCGCTGCACCGGCCCAGCGTGAACGTGCTGTTCCACTCCGCGGCGCGGGTGGCGGGCCCGGGCACCCTCGGCATCCTGCTCACCGGCATGGGCGACGACGGCGCGGACGGGCTGCTGGAGCTGCGCCGGGCCGGCGCGCACACCGTCGCGCAGGACGAGTCCACCTCGGTGGTGTTCGGGATGCCGAAGGAGGCGATCGCCCGCGGCGCGGCCGTCGAGGTGCTCCCGCTGCCGCGCGTCGCGTCCGCCGTGCTGGCCTGGGCGCGGTAG
- a CDS encoding CheR family methyltransferase yields MSPAAEEGAPRRAALVEPRPLATVSDRDFLRFQALINREAGIWLAPVKKALLVGRLARRLRELGMHGYGEYFERVVEDGAERVRMLDAICTNETHFFREPRHFDLLAERIFPAWVAEADAGRRPRRARVWSAACSTGEEPCSLAMSLLAALPGWEVEILATDLSTKVLARAEDALWPVEKAKEIPTPYLKAYMLRGFGSQEGLMKAGPEIRRLIRFARLNLSQEPYPAIGHFDLVFCRNVLIYFDRDTKAKVVNRLIDRLVPGGHLFLGHAESLGGLSTRARAVVPTVYQLSDPPARPA; encoded by the coding sequence GTGAGCCCGGCCGCCGAGGAGGGCGCGCCCCGCCGCGCCGCGCTGGTCGAACCGCGCCCGCTCGCCACCGTGAGCGACCGCGACTTCCTGCGCTTCCAGGCGCTCATCAACCGCGAGGCGGGGATCTGGCTCGCGCCGGTGAAGAAGGCGCTGCTGGTGGGCCGGCTGGCGCGCCGGCTGCGCGAGCTGGGGATGCACGGCTACGGCGAGTACTTCGAGCGCGTGGTGGAGGACGGCGCCGAGCGGGTGCGGATGCTCGACGCGATCTGCACCAACGAGACGCACTTCTTCCGCGAGCCGCGCCACTTCGACCTGCTGGCCGAGCGGATCTTCCCGGCCTGGGTGGCCGAGGCGGACGCGGGCCGGCGGCCGCGGCGGGCGCGGGTGTGGAGCGCCGCCTGCTCGACCGGCGAGGAGCCCTGCTCGCTCGCCATGTCGCTGCTGGCCGCGCTCCCGGGCTGGGAGGTCGAGATCCTCGCCACCGACCTCTCCACCAAGGTGCTGGCGCGCGCCGAGGACGCGCTGTGGCCGGTGGAGAAGGCGAAGGAGATCCCGACCCCGTACCTGAAGGCGTACATGCTGCGGGGCTTCGGCAGCCAGGAGGGCCTCATGAAGGCCGGGCCGGAGATCCGGCGCCTGATCCGCTTCGCGCGCCTGAACCTGAGCCAGGAGCCGTACCCGGCCATCGGCCACTTCGACCTGGTGTTCTGCCGGAACGTCCTCATCTACTTCGACCGCGACACCAAGGCGAAGGTGGTGAACCGGCTCATCGACCGGCTGGTGCCGGGCGGCCACCTGTTCCTCGGCCACGCCGAGAGCCTGGGCGGCCTCTCCACCCGGGCGCGCGCGGTCGTGCCCACCGTCTACCAGCTCTCCGACCCGCCGGCGCGCCCGGCCTGA
- a CDS encoding chemotaxis protein CheW, with amino-acid sequence MAESTESAQRAQYLSFSLGGAEYGVGILKVKEILQYEAITRVPSTPRSVRGVINLRGAVVPVVDLGVKFGLAETEVTRLTCILIVEALLEGQPTVVGVMADAVREVIELGFDDVEPPPSFGTQVRVDFLLGMGKVGKRFVLLLDIDRVISADEKEFAEAVRDGLPEAEAPALDGADAAGAAAAPEPAAEAPPAP; translated from the coding sequence ATGGCCGAGAGCACCGAGAGCGCGCAGCGCGCACAGTACCTGTCCTTCTCGCTGGGGGGCGCCGAGTACGGCGTCGGCATCCTGAAGGTGAAGGAGATCCTGCAGTACGAGGCGATCACGCGCGTGCCGTCCACGCCGCGCTCCGTCCGCGGCGTCATCAACCTGCGCGGCGCGGTGGTCCCGGTGGTGGACCTGGGCGTGAAGTTCGGCCTGGCCGAGACCGAGGTCACCCGCCTCACCTGCATCCTCATCGTCGAGGCGCTGCTGGAGGGCCAGCCCACGGTGGTGGGCGTGATGGCGGACGCGGTCCGCGAGGTCATCGAGCTCGGGTTCGACGACGTCGAGCCGCCGCCCTCGTTCGGCACGCAGGTCCGGGTGGACTTCCTGCTCGGCATGGGCAAGGTCGGCAAGCGCTTCGTGCTGCTGCTCGACATCGACCGGGTGATCTCCGCCGACGAGAAGGAGTTCGCCGAGGCGGTGCGCGACGGGCTGCCCGAGGCCGAGGCGCCCGCCCTCGACGGCGCCGACGCCGCCGGGGCCGCCGCCGCGCCCGAGCCCGCCGCCGAGGCGCCGCCCGCCCCGTGA